The following are encoded together in the Gavia stellata isolate bGavSte3 chromosome 23, bGavSte3.hap2, whole genome shotgun sequence genome:
- the BFSP1 gene encoding filensin: protein MYRSSFLREVRKEKYERSDAYDELRGSPEFDSLAQARGLENLQELNERFTSYINRARVLEQRNTILRKQLETFQRMDELVGLDEAFAGQIEFNRQRMRELASDRAKLEREEKDAQRVLDEYRNKYRNEREYQQRLKETLERLNKEADEALLCNLELQIESQFLQDDINATKDRYKKNLMEIQTYVSVLQQIIQTTPRVSPITTGICEEKLIAERRIPVLQSQLEEYKSILCQLQTQKYKLQTETIMLEQAIKNTQESYDDEIQLYNEQIENLRKGIEEAERTLEKYTTDCRQLVIYQQSLENELERYKRIIENEESRLNSAIAGTPVTLFTQIYRPVQPPVSRGRDITQAMQDITSVKSRQKALTKKIARKKELVSKDISDGLPPERMYERTLEGFEQDHLEFRHEGSVTYEAGQEGLELDEKETSPEDVPDGAQISKAFDKLCNIVREKIRVCKRPEPKPEAHPKGRYVLVTGEEGYEEPCILAPCVPAGGIIVSTGNGKVMNGGEVEPIPELPEPAEPSEKEKEGICERKEEFEIREEEKEDMLEWEKETREKIKQITKYPEISEPEAVPSPGLISPAEPGVLREAEYDREDKQGLLFREAGLPGSMSYEKVEVVESIEKFSDDRIQTYEETAMIVETMIEKTSKKKPDDKGS from the exons ATGTACAGGAGCAGCTTCCTCCGGGAGGTGCGCAAGGAGAAGTACGAGCGGTCGGATGCCTACGATGAGCTGCGAGGGTCCCCCGAATTTGACAGCTTGGCCCAAGCCCGGGGCCTGGAGAACCTGCAGGAGCTCAACGAGCGTTTCACCAGCTACATCAACCGGGCGCGGGTGCTGGAGCAGCGCAACACCATCCTGCGCAAGCAGCTGGAGACCTTCCAGCGCATGGACGAGCTGGTGGGCTTGGACGAAGCCTTCGCTGGGCAGATCGAGTTCAACCGCCAGCGAATGCGGGAGCTGGCGTCCGACCGAGCCAAGCTGGAGCGGGAGGAGAAGGATGCTCAGCGCGTGCTCGATGAGTACCGCAACAA GTATAGAAATGAACGTGAATATCAGCAGAGGCTAAAAGAAACCCTCGAACGCCTTAATAAG GAAGCTGATGAAGCACTGCTGTGCAACCTGGAGCTGCAGATCGAGTCCCAGTTCCTACAGGACGACATTAATGCCACAAAGGACAGATACAAGAAG AACCTTATGGAAATCCAGACCTATGTCAGTGTTTTGCAGCAGATCATCCAGACAACCCCTCGCGTGTCCCCTATAACCACTGGCATATGTGAG GAAAAACTGATAGCAGAGAGGAGGATCCCTGTTCTGCAGAGCCAGCTGGAGGAATACAAGAGCATCCTCTGCCAGCTACAGACACAAAAATACAAACTGCAGACAGAG ACAATCATGCTGGAGCAAGCGATTAAAAACACCCAGGAGAGTTATGATGATGAAATTCAGCTTTACAATGAGCAAATTGAAAACCTTAGGAAGGGGATAGAGGAGGCCGAGCGGACCTTGGAGAAGTACACGACCGACTGCCGCCAGCTGGTGATCTACCAGCAGTCCCTGGAGAATGAGCTGGAACGGTACAAACGTATCATCGAGAACGAGGAGAGCCG GTTAAACTCTGCTATAGCAGGAACGCCAGTCACACTCTTCACACAGATCTATAGACCTGTCCAGCCTCCAGTTTCGAGGGGAAGAG ATATCACCCAGGCCATGCAAGACATTACCAGTGTAAAGTCCAGACAAAAAGCTCTGACAAAGAAAATTGCCAGGAAAAAGGAGCTGGTGTCTAAAGACATAAGCGACGGTCTCCCGCCTGAAAGAATGTACGAAAGAACTCTGGAAGGTTTTGAGCAAGATCACCTGGAGTTCAGGCATGAAGGCTCGGTCACATATGAAGCTGGGCAGGAAGGATTAGAACTTGATGAAAAAGAAACGAGCCCAGAGGACGTACCTGATGGAGCCCAGATAAGTAAAGCCTTCGATAAATTGTGTAACATTgtgagggagaaaataagagtCTGCAAGAGACCAGAGCCTAAACCTGAGGCCCATCCCAAAGGGCGTTATGTGCTGGTAACAGGGGAGGAAGGCTATGAAGAACCTTGCATCTTGGCCCCCTGCGTCCCTGCGGGAGGGATCATAGTTTCCACCGGCAATGGGAAGGTGATGAACGGTGGTGAGGTGGAGCCCATACCGGAGCTGCCAGAACCTGCTGAAccatcagaaaaagagaaagagggtatctgtgaaaggaaggaagagttTGAAATCcgagaggaagagaaagaagacatGCTCgaatgggaaaaagaaacaagagagaaaatcaAGCAAATCACAAAGTATCCAGAAATCTCTGAGCCTGAGGCAGTTCCTTCCCCTGGTCTGATAAGCCCAGCCGAGCCAGGAGTCCTTCGAGAGGCAGAGTATGACCGAGAAGATAAGCAGGGCCTTTTGTTCAGGGAAGCAGGCTTGCCTGGCTCCATGAGCTATGAGAaggtggaggtggtggagtccaTCGAGAAGTTTTCAGATGACAGAATTCAGACATACGAAGAGACAGCGATGATTGTGGAGACAATGATAGAGAAGACAAGCAAGAAGAAACCAGACGACAAAGGCTCTTAa